CGATATGCCTGTTCGGGCTTTACGTTCGCACCGCCCGCCGGCGAGCCGCTGCGCTGCGGATCGCATTCGATGAGTGCGACAAAGCCATCGTCGGACAGCTTCTGGTGTTCGGCGCACAGGCCCCAGCCGGTGGCCGTGTGGTGCTCCATGCTCGCGCGCAGGCGGCGATCCAGCAGGATGGCGCCGGTGTCGAAGCGAACGCCGCAGACAAGGCAAACGTGTTGTTCAAGGGAAACGTGCGATTTGTCGTTCATGACGATCTCCGGTTGCACGGGCGGAATTGCCCGGAACCGTCGCCAGCACGGCGCAGCGCAAGCAGTCAGGGGGCAAAGCCGGCCGCCAGGACGCCAGCGCGCTATACGCGCGCAGCCCTTGACGGCGAGAACGCCGTGGTACGGTGAAGGGAACAGCAAGACCGCCTACACCCCGCCCAATGCACATACCCGCCTTTGGCAAGCGGAGCGTGCAGGCCCACGAGGGCCGAAGGCGTCAGGGGTCAAAGCCGGATGGCCGCGATTCGGCACGAAGCGCGGGGCGCAGCCCGCGAACCCGACGGCGGCACGCCAGGACGCACGGATGCTGCTGTCAGGACTTCTCGCTAGGCTCCCGCTGCTCGATCTGCAACCGCGCCCGCTCGGTCGCCTGCTGCAACTTCTCGCCCAGCACCGCACGCGGCGGCAAGCTGGTCAGGTACTCGGCAACATGGATGCCCGACTTGTCCAGTTCCAGCAATTCGATCTGCTCGCGCTTCTTGCCGGTGCAGAGAATGATCCCCAGCGGCGAGGCTTCTTCCGGCTCGCGCTCGTGCTTGTCCAGCCAGCGCAGGTAAAGCTCCATCTGCCCCTTGTAGGCTGCCTTGAACTCGCCGATCTTCAACTCCACCGCCACCAGCCGCCGCAGCTTGCGGTTGTAGAACAGCAGGTCAAGGTGGAAATCCTCGTCGTCGATCTGGATGCGCTTCTGCCGGGCCACGAAGCTGAAACCGGCGCCCAGCTCCAGCAAGAACGACTCCATTTCGCGGATGATCGCCGCCTCCAGATCGCCTTCCTGCCAGGTGTCCCGCAATCCCAGGAAGTCGAGGATGTACGGGTCGCGCATGACCAGGGCGGGCGACATGCGCTGCGCATCGCGCATCGTGGCCAGCTCCTTCGCGATCGTCTCGCCCGGCTTCTTGGATAGGGCCGTGCGTTCGTATAGCATCGAGTCGATGCGCTCGCGCAGCGTCCGCACGCTCCAGCGTTCGGCGCCTGCCATCTGCGCGTAGTAGTCCCGCTGGAGCGGGTCTTTCAGCGGGATGAGGGCGATGAAATGCGTCCAGCTCAATTGTCGTATCAGTGATACGACAATCTGCTCGTCGGGAAAGGTGGCGGCGAACTGCACCATACGGCGCAGGTTCTTGACCCCGAAACTGCTGCCGTATTCCTTCACCAACTGCGCCGCCAAGGTCAACACGACTTCCTCGCCGTAGTCGGCCCGCCGGCCCTCCAAGACTTGCGTGTGGATGCGCTGGCCGATGCGCCAGTAGAGCATCGTCAACTCGCTATTCACCGTCGAAGCGGCGCGCTGCCGCGCCGCCTCGATCAGTGTCCGAATGTCACTCAGCAATGCCGACGGCACTGCGGACGATGCCACGGATGACCGGCGCCCGTTCATGCCGCCCCCTCGGCCAGCTGGCGAGCGCCCGTAATGGCTTGGCGCCGGCTCGCCACCAGCTCGGCCGCATCGCGCACCGGCTTGTCCTCGGTGTGAACGTAGTGCATGAACATCGCCACGGTTTTGTGGCCCGTCAGCTTCATGCCTACCTTGGTCGGCACGCCAGAATTGGCAATGTCGGTCGTCGAGCGATGGCGGATGCCGTGCGTGCCGACATGTGGCACACCGGCGGCCTTGAGCACGCGCTTCCAGCCGCTGTAATGCTCGCCAAAGGTCAGGTGCTTGCTCGGGTCGTTGGGCGATGGCAGAACGTAAGGACAGCCTTCCCGACGCGGCGCTGTCGAAAGCAGCCGATAGGCTTCCGCGCTCATGGGCTTGGAAATGCCGCCGGTCTTGCTGTCGGGCCACACCACGCGCCGCTTCTCGAAATCCAGCCAGTCCCATTCGAGCGGGCAGATTTCGGAACGTCGCGCGGCGAACTCGAATTGCAGGCGGATCGCCAGCGGGATGACATAGTTTTCGAGCCCTTCCGCCTCCAGCTTCTCCAAGTGGCGGAAGATCAGTACCAGCTCGTCGTCCACGATGAGCCGGGTTTCCTTGCCAGGTGGGTACATCGGAACGTGCCGGCACGGGTTGGTGCCATCCGGTCGCAGGCCCCATACCTCTGCCATGTTGAACATCTTGCGCAGCACTCCGAAGGTGCGGTTGGCTTCGGCCGGCTTGTAGGCCAGTTTTTTCATCAGTGCCGCGATGTCGGGACGCTTTACGTCCTGCACCTTCATCCGGCCCATGATAGGGATGATGTTGCGGTTGATGACGCCCCAGTAGCCGCGCTGGGTGGTTGGCTTGTTGCGTTGCTTGGAGTAGTCCTCCATGAAGGTGTGGCAATACTCCTTCATGGTCGGTGCCTTGCGGGCGGCGGTCTTGGCCGCGCCGGGATCGCCGCCCCGGCGTACTTCGGCCAGCCAGTCCTGCGCCATGACGCGGGCCTGCTCGACGGTTAGTTCGCCGAACAGTCCCAGGGCGGGCTTGCGACGCTGGCCGGCGTTCGTACGGTACTGGAGCATGAACACCTTGCGACCCGCTGGAGTAATCTTGCAGAGGAAACCCGGCACGGCGGTATCTCGCAGTTCAACCGCCTGCGCTCGGGGCTGCGCCGCATCGACGGCGCTCTTGGTGAGTTTGATCTTTGCCATGCTGACTCCTCCGGCACCCCGGTTTCCAGGTGCCACGTGGGAGTCACGCGGGCGGAAGCCGGGTCAAGTTGCTGAAAGCACCGGCATAGGATGGACTGACCTAAGTCCTTGATAAACCTGCCACAGCGAGCCAGGTCGTAGTCCAGCGAAGTTCGGTGCTGGAGTCATCGTGAAACAAAAAAAGCCCCGGCCGATTCGGCCGGGGCTTTTGGCTCACGCGATGGCGGTGGAGCGGCTTACCAGGTGTAGGCGATGCGGCCGTACACGTAGGCGCCGTTGAAGCCGAACGGCGAGTAGTTGCTGTACGGGAACACGCCGCTGGTCGAGTTGGCGTAGGTGTTCTCCTGCGGATAGGTGTCCAGCACGTTGTCCGCGCCCACCGTCAGCGTCCACTGCGAGGTCGGCTTGTAGCTGGCGGTCACATCGACCAGCCACTTGGCATCGAAGGTCTGGTCGTTGGCCGGCGTGGTCGAGTTGCGCACGGTGACGCTGCCATAGCGCGTGCCCGTCAGGCCCACGCTCCAGTGGTCGCTGTGCCAGGTGCCGCCGACGATCGCCTTGCTCTTGGGGAAGCTGTCCTCCAGCCGCCCGACCTCGTCGCGCCCGACCAGGCCGGTGGTGATGCCCAGGTCGGTCAGCACGGCCGGCGACGCATCCAGGCGCGTCACCTCGGTCTTGCCGTAGCTGTAGCTGGCGGTCAGGTCCAGGCCGCTGGTCGCGAACGGGATCGCGTAGGTGCCCACCACGTCCACGCCGCGCGTGCGGGTATCGGCCGCGTTGGTGAAGTAGCGGAACTGGGTCACCTGGTCCTGGCCCAGGCTGGTCAGCAGCGCGCGCGCGGCCGGGGTGGTGTTGACGTTGGAGGACAGCAGGATGCGATCGTCGATCTTGATCTGGTA
The window above is part of the Pseudoxanthomonas sp. X-1 genome. Proteins encoded here:
- a CDS encoding ATPase, which translates into the protein MNDKSHVSLEQHVCLVCGVRFDTGAILLDRRLRASMEHHTATGWGLCAEHQKLSDDGFVALIECDPQRSGSPAGGANVKPEQAYRTGRLAHLKREVFARVFNLPIAANQPCVFVEPGVIEQLQSMVAPAAN
- a CDS encoding PDDEXK nuclease domain-containing protein, with amino-acid sequence MNGRRSSVASSAVPSALLSDIRTLIEAARQRAASTVNSELTMLYWRIGQRIHTQVLEGRRADYGEEVVLTLAAQLVKEYGSSFGVKNLRRMVQFAATFPDEQIVVSLIRQLSWTHFIALIPLKDPLQRDYYAQMAGAERWSVRTLRERIDSMLYERTALSKKPGETIAKELATMRDAQRMSPALVMRDPYILDFLGLRDTWQEGDLEAAIIREMESFLLELGAGFSFVARQKRIQIDDEDFHLDLLFYNRKLRRLVAVELKIGEFKAAYKGQMELYLRWLDKHEREPEEASPLGIILCTGKKREQIELLELDKSGIHVAEYLTSLPPRAVLGEKLQQATERARLQIEQREPSEKS
- a CDS encoding site-specific integrase; protein product: MAKIKLTKSAVDAAQPRAQAVELRDTAVPGFLCKITPAGRKVFMLQYRTNAGQRRKPALGLFGELTVEQARVMAQDWLAEVRRGGDPGAAKTAARKAPTMKEYCHTFMEDYSKQRNKPTTQRGYWGVINRNIIPIMGRMKVQDVKRPDIAALMKKLAYKPAEANRTFGVLRKMFNMAEVWGLRPDGTNPCRHVPMYPPGKETRLIVDDELVLIFRHLEKLEAEGLENYVIPLAIRLQFEFAARRSEICPLEWDWLDFEKRRVVWPDSKTGGISKPMSAEAYRLLSTAPRREGCPYVLPSPNDPSKHLTFGEHYSGWKRVLKAAGVPHVGTHGIRHRSTTDIANSGVPTKVGMKLTGHKTVAMFMHYVHTEDKPVRDAAELVASRRQAITGARQLAEGAA